From the genome of Lysinibacter sp. HNR:
ACACTCTTCTGCAGAGCGGTTGCGGCCGCCTGCCGCTTTCTATTGCCTCGAAACAGAAGAATAATCATCACCAGTGCCAACCCGAGCAACAGGTATGTTGTGAAGTCCAAGGGAATACCTTTCTATAGCGGCGCTACGTCCGCATTACAAAATTTAAGATTTGTGTCTATTAAACAACAACCAACTATAGAACATTTGGCTGGGAGAGGTTGAAGTGTTTCCACGCAGCCGCTGTAGCAACTCTACCGCGTGGAGTACGAGATACAAGGCCCGCCCTCACCAAAAAGGGTTCAACAACCGCCTCAATTGTCTCGGGATCCTCCCCCACAGAAATTGAGAGTGTACTCATTCCCACAGGACCACCCCCAAATCTCTCGATAAGTCCGAGCAAAACAGCCCTATCTAAGCGGTCAAGGCCCATCGTATCAACTTCGTAGAGTTCGAGGGCGGCGTTAACCGCAGCACTGTCACCCTCGGTACTGTGAACCAGAAAATAATCCCTGACACGGCGAAGCAAACGGTTGGCGATTCTCGGTGTTCCTCGCGAGCGGCTGGCAATAATCCCCACCGCGTCCGAAGCGATGTCAAACCCCATCAAACGAGCCGCACGTTCAAGGACCTGCTCAAGCTCCGAATCCTCATAAAACTCCAGGTGGGCCGTGAAGCCAAAACGATCGCGCAGCGGATTGGGAAGAAGACCCGCCCGGGTGGTAGCTCCCACCAGAGTAAAGGGGGCAAGATCCAAAGGAATAGAGGTTGCTCCAGCTCCCTTACCAACCATAATATCGATGCGGAAGTCTTCCATTGCCAGGTAGAGCATCTCTTCGGCGGAACGGGCCATTCGATGAATCTCATCGATAAAGAGCACCTCACCCGGAGTGAGAGACGAGAGGATTGCGGCCAAATCGCCCACGTGCTGAATAGCGGGGCCGCTTGTCATCCGCAGGGGCTTTCCTAGCTCCTCGGCAACAATCATTGAGAGCGTTGTTTTTCCTAAGCCGGGAGGACCCGCAAGTAAAATGTGGTCCGGGGTTCTTCCCTGCATGGTTGCGGCCGTGAGCAAAAGCTCTAGCTGTCCACGAACCTTAGTCTGTCCCACAAACTCGGCCATACTGTGAGGACGAAGCGCACCCTCAAACGCAACCTCACTCTCCACGATAATCTCGGGGTTTGTCAGGTCTTCGGAGTCGAATTTATCAGTAGACATAATCAGCGTTTCGTCCTGTTTTCACCCAGAGCCGCGAGGGCTGCACGCAATAGCTGGGCCTCACTCATTTTATTCGTTGAGGTCCCGTGAACCCGAGCAATCGCATCCGCTGCCTCACGCTCGCTCCACCCCAGGTTAACCAGGGCAGCCTCAATCTTATCGATTCCCGGTATCGTGGTTGTCGGCGCGACAGATTGATCGGGAGAAAAGCCCAGAGCGGTGAGCTTGCCGCTGAGCGACACCGTAAGCAGTTTTGCCGTTTTGGGGCCGATTCCGCTGACCTGGCGAAATGGCTTATCATCCTCCGCCGCAACCGCTGCGGCAATTTGCTGCGGTGACAGCACTCCCAACACACCAAGAGCGCTTCTCGGGCCCACACCCGATACTCCCAAAAGAATGATAAAAACCTCTAATTCGTCACGGGTGGCAAACCCAAAGAGAGTCAGGGCATCATCGCGAACAACCAGATTGGTGTGCAAAAAAACCTCGTTGCCCCGATGCGATTTTGCGGCCTCGGCAGAGGTAACCTCCACGGCAAACCCCACCCCACCGACGTCAATCACAACCGTGCCGTCACGCACATCAAGAACGGGGCCGCGCAAAGAAGAAATCACCCGTTAAGACTACGATGTTTTATTACCTCGGGGATGCTACTCAGCGGCGAGCCATGCTCGTTGCGCCGGGGTGAGGGGTCCGGAAGGCTTTGTCGTCGCACGGTTTACCGCTGCCAGGCTGGGACGGGCAACAGAGTCTAACCCGGTGCCCCGCCAGGCATGACAGATTGCCAGAGCAAGCGCATCCGCGGCATCCGCCGGGCGCGGTGGTGCCGCAAGGTTGAGAATTTTTGCCACCATGGCCCCAACCTGGGATTTATCGGCAGATCCATAACCGGTCACAGAGGCTTTTACCTCAGTGGGGGTGTGCAAACCCACCGGGATCTGGCGCTGCGCCGCCAAAAAAAAGGCAACCCCGCTAATCTGAGCGATTCCCATAACGGTGCTCACATTGTGCTGGGTAAAAACACGCTCCAGGGCGATGGCATCCGGCTTATGCTGATCGATAAGACGTTCAATCCCCTCCCCAATGTTTAAAAGCCGCTGAGAAAGCTCCATCGCAGAGGGGGTTCGCACAACCTGAACATCGACAAATCGTGCGACCCTTGTTGCGGACACTTCAACAACCCCGACACCGCATCGGGTAAGTCCCGGATCAATTCCCAGAACACGCATATCGGACTGCTTATTCGTCTTTCTCGAGCTCCGCCTCAACCTCGGCGGTCAGGTTAAAGTTGCTATAAACATTTTGCACGTCATCGCTGTCTTCAAGCGCATCGATGAGTTTAAATATTTTACGAGCCGTCTCGGCATCAATATCAACCGTCAGGTTGGGAACAAAAGCAGCGTCGGCAGATTCATAATCAATTCCCGCCCCCTGCAGCGCCGTACGCACGGCAACCAGGTCTTGCGGCTCGCTAATAATTTCAAAATCATCGCCACGGTCCGTGACCTCTTCGGCACCGGCATCAAGAACGGCGTTGAGGATGTCGTCCTCAGTGAGCCCATCCACCCTATTGACAACAACCACACCCTTGCGATTGAAATTGTAGGCAACGCTCCCCGGATCCGCCATGTTTCCACCATTCCGGGTCATGGCTGTACGCACCTCCGCGGCCGCACGGTTTTTGTTGTCGGTGAGACACTCAATCATGAGGGCAACGCCGCCCTGCCCGTAACCCTCGTACATGATGTTGAGGTATTCAACCTGCTCGCCCAGCAAACCGGCACCACGCTTAATAGCGCGCTCAATATTATCGTTGGGAACCGAAGTCTTTTTTGCCTTCTGGACAGCATCCACCAGTGTGGGGTTACCGGAGAGATCGGCACCCCCGATCTTGGCTGCTACTTCAATGTTCTTAATCAGCTTGGCGAAGGCCTTAGCGCGACGCGAGTCGATAATTGCTTTCTTGTGTTTTGTCGTTGCCCACTTTGAGTGTCCAGCCACGTTTCTCCCTCAAAAATCTTAAAAATATTATGAACAGTCTAGCTCGTCATCCGAAGCCACGCCTCAGCCAGCGAGGCTCGAACGTCACCCAGTAGCAGGGGAAGAGCCTTGGTACGGGCGATAATCGGCAAAAAATTAGCGTCCTGGGCCCAGCGGGGAACAATGTGCTGGTGCAGGTGCGCGGCAATCCCCGCACCCGCCACCATACCCTGGTTCATACCGATATTAAAGCCGTCGCTGTGTGAGGTCTTTGCAATGACTCTCATGGCCGTTTGGGTGAGCTCACCGATCTCAGTTATCTCCTCCACCGTCGCCAGATCATATGTGGCGATATGCCTGTAGGGACACACGAGCACGTGGCCGCTGTTATATGGAAAAAGGTTCAGTAGCACAAAAGCTGTTTTGCCTCGCGCGACAATCAGCCCCTCCTCGTCGGAGACGGTTGGTGCGTAGCAGAAAGGACAGTCATCGCCGCTCGGCTGCTGTCCGTCCTGAATGTACACCATACGGTGTGGAGTCCACAGCCTTTGAAACTCGTCGGGCACCCCCGCCAGGTGCGACGGATCGACGCTTTCGGAGAAACCACCCGGCGCGGGGCCTGAGCCGTCAGGGGTATTTCCCCCGGGCTTTCCCTCGTAGTCTCCCAGCCCTAGGCGTGCCATGCCGTGACTACCTGTTCGTGAGATTTTATCGATTCTCGGATACGCTCCACGGCCTCCGCAATACGCACGCCGTTGAGCTGGGTGCCGTCGCGGAAGCGGAAGCTCACGGAACCGTTTGCCCGATCCTCTTCACCAGCAATCAATTGAAACGGAACCTTGGCTCTGGTGTGATTCCTGATCTTCTTTTGCATGCGCTCGTCGGAGCGGTCAAGCTCGGCACGCACACCGTGGGATTGTAACTCCGTAATAACTTCTCCTAGGTAATCAGCGTACTCCTGCGCCACGGGAATTCCCACCGCTTGAAGGGGAGCAAGCCACACGGGAAAAGCTCCCGCGTAGTGCTCCGTAAGCACCCCAAAGAACCTCTCAATCGAGCCAAACAGTGCCCGATGA
Proteins encoded in this window:
- a CDS encoding HIT domain-containing protein, which translates into the protein MARLGLGDYEGKPGGNTPDGSGPAPGGFSESVDPSHLAGVPDEFQRLWTPHRMVYIQDGQQPSGDDCPFCYAPTVSDEEGLIVARGKTAFVLLNLFPYNSGHVLVCPYRHIATYDLATVEEITEIGELTQTAMRVIAKTSHSDGFNIGMNQGMVAGAGIAAHLHQHIVPRWAQDANFLPIIARTKALPLLLGDVRASLAEAWLRMTS
- the ruvC gene encoding crossover junction endodeoxyribonuclease RuvC encodes the protein MRVLGIDPGLTRCGVGVVEVSATRVARFVDVQVVRTPSAMELSQRLLNIGEGIERLIDQHKPDAIALERVFTQHNVSTVMGIAQISGVAFFLAAQRQIPVGLHTPTEVKASVTGYGSADKSQVGAMVAKILNLAAPPRPADAADALALAICHAWRGTGLDSVARPSLAAVNRATTKPSGPLTPAQRAWLAAE
- the ruvB gene encoding Holliday junction branch migration DNA helicase RuvB, which codes for MSTDKFDSEDLTNPEIIVESEVAFEGALRPHSMAEFVGQTKVRGQLELLLTAATMQGRTPDHILLAGPPGLGKTTLSMIVAEELGKPLRMTSGPAIQHVGDLAAILSSLTPGEVLFIDEIHRMARSAEEMLYLAMEDFRIDIMVGKGAGATSIPLDLAPFTLVGATTRAGLLPNPLRDRFGFTAHLEFYEDSELEQVLERAARLMGFDIASDAVGIIASRSRGTPRIANRLLRRVRDYFLVHSTEGDSAAVNAALELYEVDTMGLDRLDRAVLLGLIERFGGGPVGMSTLSISVGEDPETIEAVVEPFLVRAGLVSRTPRGRVATAAAWKHFNLSQPNVL
- a CDS encoding YebC/PmpR family DNA-binding transcriptional regulator, coding for MAGHSKWATTKHKKAIIDSRRAKAFAKLIKNIEVAAKIGGADLSGNPTLVDAVQKAKKTSVPNDNIERAIKRGAGLLGEQVEYLNIMYEGYGQGGVALMIECLTDNKNRAAAEVRTAMTRNGGNMADPGSVAYNFNRKGVVVVNRVDGLTEDDILNAVLDAGAEEVTDRGDDFEIISEPQDLVAVRTALQGAGIDYESADAAFVPNLTVDIDAETARKIFKLIDALEDSDDVQNVYSNFNLTAEVEAELEKDE
- the ruvA gene encoding Holliday junction branch migration protein RuvA, which produces MISSLRGPVLDVRDGTVVIDVGGVGFAVEVTSAEAAKSHRGNEVFLHTNLVVRDDALTLFGFATRDELEVFIILLGVSGVGPRSALGVLGVLSPQQIAAAVAAEDDKPFRQVSGIGPKTAKLLTVSLSGKLTALGFSPDQSVAPTTTIPGIDKIEAALVNLGWSEREAADAIARVHGTSTNKMSEAQLLRAALAALGENRTKR